Proteins from a genomic interval of Daphnia pulex isolate KAP4 chromosome 4, ASM2113471v1:
- the LOC124192695 gene encoding DNA repair protein RAD51 homolog 4-like, giving the protein MNLLSESVSPLLTKEKLELLKSHKILTTLDFVQYNNDKMAKLIVQNVSEIIKIKDKILASNNSKPMRGDKLYDMMLKRTVVIHSGIEIVDRMFHGGIPSGRLVEVYGDSGSGKTQLALHLTANTALKLQYEVCYITTGDANPKRILDIMQNLDKDGDYVKSLERITFCHIHDVYQLLELLWTPEMKRYKLVIIDSLATLFLPIRGDAFNDSISLLNKVASDLKRLAVVHQCVVLVVNHVSRWSREGTTEAQGATLPTPFLGRYWCSVPSLRLYSKHLSNNQFELTVVKNVYSAEPGPKCSFSYFFGNGDTHHGQV; this is encoded by the exons atgaatCTTTTATCGGAAAGTGTCAGTCCCTTactgacaaaagaaaaactagaaTTACTGAAATCCCATAAAATTTTAACTACTCTTGATTTTGTGCAGTACAACAATGACAAAATGGCTAAATTGATTGTTCAAAATGTCAGTGAAATTATCAAAATCAAAGATAAAATCTTAGcttccaacaacagcaaacccATGAGAGGAGACAAACTGTATGACATGATGTTGAAGAGAACAGTTGTTATTCATAGTGGAATTGAGAT TGTTGATCGAATGTTCCATGGAGGAATTCCAAGTGGGAGACTGGTAGAAGTTTATGGAGATTCTGGTTCTGGAAAGACTCAATTAGCCTTACACTTGACAGCAAATACTGCTCTAAAGTTACAGTATGAAGTCTGTTACATCACTACTGGTGATGCAAATCCTAAGCGAATCCTAGATATCATGCAAAATTTAGACAAA gATGGTGATTATGTGAAGAGTTTAGAAAGGATTACATTCTGCCACATACATGATGTCTATCAACTGTTGGAACTGCTGTGGACTCCAGAAATGAAAAGATACAAACTTGTCATCATTGACAGTCTAGCCACTTTATTCTTACCCATACGTGGGGACGCATTTAACGACT CCATCAGTTTACTGAACAAAGTGGCCAGTGATTTGAAACGACTGGCTGTGGTGCATCAATGTGTCGTTCTTGTTGTCAATCACGTCTCCAGGTGGTCACGGGAAGGAACAACGGAAGCGCAAGGAGCAACTTTGCCGACGCCATTCCTCGGCCGTTACTGGTGCAGTGTACCTTCCTTGAGGCTGTACAGCAAACACCTGAGCAACAACCAATTCGAATTAACTGTCGTGAAAAACGTTTATAGTGCTGAACCCGGTCCCAAATGTTCCTTTAGTTACTTTTTTGGAAACGGAGATACTCACCACGGGCAAGTCTAA